A stretch of the Aegilops tauschii subsp. strangulata cultivar AL8/78 chromosome 4, Aet v6.0, whole genome shotgun sequence genome encodes the following:
- the LOC109732585 gene encoding uncharacterized protein yields MKRQRSSYVDDDDPDGDRRRFYDRGGPPSPPPPRRRPAEYESDEFDRRGGFGGGRFYDHRYRDSPSPRAYGGDRAMHRSESFSGFRREFPKGFRADRDRSRWDASGSGGGGGGSAWRRPGGPWRDPHGLDGHKSAARRQAPSPPTPPRRSPSEPRRRIDGPKGDKLRKHNCGAGEIEEGEVAPDPGTKAPPPPAAAEHQKWVDSGRPDDKGTSKRCELKKVDSPGPRLRVDLRTQAADNLGKEKGKIRDDAAAEAGKVITTQHEKSASDVTGKVASTQHEKSASDVTGKAANTQHEKSASDVTGKAANTQHEKSASDVTGKVTNTQHEKSASDVTEKVCGGDEAASAVDQGGESTSSAMQLEARHEEVVTRQDGANAADVGGQSTSSGILKDATMEEVTTQVETAIAVNDVGKGTSSSTQKESLQDVVMALGETASDDDIVWIGSSSTTLQKVLPKESTDGNINAGGDVGYCASSSILQGAMQEEVKYVDVAANITDAPKEASSFSMLKEAVHEEDTPLSANTINLLGDSKSSVMLEEAMNETVTTKELTANALDIAGKSSSSTMLQEDVMTSLCQESQEIKETEIGNVRDKKIDETTESIASQPVEEGLERYGCENRVALDKTEVVEEKEAAAENEIVAKQVIHVDLEAKLAGTGAFLQPPKDHIKDTEEEGTTLDLIMEKPRAEDKGKGIAFDVLNKAGGGTLAGRGFDIGLQPDTDQKEAWKSTSTTSVKQEDDTLKIGRLDLSLSLSGRLQDPEFKSSVPRPDSLAHGPCSQLSSSSSSFCTNSDGITASVSLTNSQAFVRNPSFSHTQRSLDNCEHSVGSKPLFQGVDQVSNSTGWQVELSSNISTEKGNPTPLLQKVLQNGHLSDNTLVGVNMQNNGLSPVLSTAHNHGSLDAGLGHSRHRRQLTRERSSSSLSRGELQHEEQLVLNGAGVVERVISKIVSDPLNYTGRMLQEMTGNSRAYLREAISEIIINADKRGQIVALQEALKKRSDLNSEILQRCPRVLLEILVAIRTGLPDFLKKSSSIATPDLVDIFLNLKCRNLSCQSVLPVVDCDCKICKQKTGFCSSCMCIVCLKFDTASNTCSWVGCDVCLHWCHTDCGLRHSLIRKGGAGSRAHGTNEMQFHCGACGHPSEMYGFVKEVFRTCAKQWRVEALIRELQYVERIFSASDDARGRRVRDFVKQMLIKLENRGYYSEVIKYVIAFFSDDNPNMGSGPLVPLKGIPCSIAEGINGIPSSSRTATWLPSVTLEGVPFLQKAGVVSTTGNQSMSRKIAETGFQAVNNKPVSDELDSLVRLKQAEANMYQERANEARKEAESLKNIVMVKYARIEEHYATQMTELHINELQERRKQNIEELQVIERSYHQFLSMKTRMKDNIRELLLKMEATKQNLST; encoded by the exons ATGAAGCGCCAGCGGTCGTCCTACGTCGACGACGACGACCCGGACGGCGACAGGCGGAGGTTCTACGACCGTGGGGgcccgccgtccccgccgccgccgcgccgccgccccgcggaGTACGAGAGCGACGAGTTCGACCGCCGgggcggcttcggcggcggcAGGTTCTACGACCACCGCTACCGGGACTCCCCCTCGCCGCGGGCCTATGGCGGAGACCGCGCGATGCACCGCTCCGAGAGCTTCTCCGGCTTCCGCCGCGAGTTCCCCAAGGGGTTCCGCGCCGACCGGGACCGGTCGCGCTGGGACGcgagcggcagcggcggcggcggcggcggctcggcgtgGCGGCGTCCGGGTGGCCCCTGGAGGGATCCGCACGGCTTGGACGGCCACAAGTCTGCGGCCAGGCGGCAGGCGCCGTCGCCGCCTACGCCCCCTCGCCGGTCTCCCAGTGAGCCCAGGAGGAGGATAGATGGTCCCAAGGGGGACAAGTTGAGGAAGCACAACTGCGGCGCCGGTGAGATCGAGGAAGGGGAAGTCGCGCCAGATCCGGGCACCAAAGCCCCGCCTCCCCCTGCCGCCGCGGAGCATCAGAAGTGGGTTGACTCAGGCCGTCCTGATGACAAGGGAACTAGTAAGAGATGCGAGTTGAAGAAAGTGGATTCTCCTGGGCCGAGACTAAGAGTGGATTTGAGAACTCAAGCTGCCGACAACTTGGGGAAGGAGAAAGGGAAGATCAGGGATGATGCAGCCGCAGAAGCAGGGAAAGTAATAACCACGCAGCATGAGAAATCAGCATCGGATGTCACAGGGAAAGTAGCAAGCACACAGCATGAGAAATCAGCATCGGATGTCACAGGGAAAGCAGCAAACACACAGCATGAGAAATCGGCATCGGATGTCACAGGGAAAGCAGCAAACACACAGCATGAGAAATCAGCATCGGATGTCACAGGGAAAGTAACAAACACACAGCATGAGAAATCAGCATCGGATGTCACAGAGAAAGTGTGTGGAGGAGATGAAGCTGCCAGTGCCGTTGATCAAGGTGGAGAGAGCACTTCCTCCGCTATGCAGCTGGAAGCGCGCCATGAGGAAGTGGTTACACGACAAGATGGTGCCAATGCTGCTGATGTGGGTGGGCAGAGCACTTCATCTGGTATCCTCAAGGATGCTACCATGGAAGAAGTGACAACACAAGTTGAAACTGCCATTGCTGTCAATGATGTTGGGAAGGGTACTTCATCCAGCACACAAAAAGAATCACTGCAGGATGTAGTAATGGCATTAGGCGAGACTGCTAGTGATGATGATATTGTTTGGATTGGCAGTTCATCGACTACGCTGCAGAAAGTTCTTCCTAAAGAATCAACAGATGGAAACATCAATGCCGGTGGCGATGTTGGATATTGCGCTTCGTCCAGTATCCTGCAGGGGGCGATGCAGGAGGAAGTGAAATATGTAGATGTAGCTGCCAATATTACAGATGCGCCGAAAGAGGCCAGTTCTTTCAGTATGCTGAAGGAAGCGGTGCATGAAGAGGACACACCGCTATCTGCTAATACCATTAATTTGCTAGGAGATAGCAAGTCATCCGTTATGCTGGAGGAAGCAATGAATGAGACAGTAACCACGAAAGAACTAACTGCCAATGCGCTTGACATAGCTGGAAAGAGCAGCTCATCTACTATGCTCCAGGAAGATGTCATGACTTCTCTCTGCCAAGAGTCTCAAGAAATTAAAGAAACTGAAATAGGAAATGTTAGAGACAAGAAGATTGATGAAACAACTGAATCTATCGCATCCCAGCCAGTGGAAGAGGGACTCGAGAGGTACGGTTGTGAAAATAGAGTTGCGCTTGACAAAACTGAAGTTGTAGAAGAAAAAGAGGCAGCAGCTGAGAATGAAATCGTTGCGAAACAAGTAATACATGTTGATCTGGAGGCCAAACTTGCAGGTACTGGTGCTTTCCTTCAACCACCCAAGGACCATATTAAGGATACTGAGGAAGAGGGCACGACTTTGGATCTGATTATGGAGAAGCCAAGGGCTGAAGATAAAGGAAAGGGTATAGCATTTGATGTCCTTAATAAGGCAGGTGGTGGTACTTTAGCGGGGAGAGGTTTTGACATAGGATTGCAGCCTGACACAGACCAAAAAGAAGCATGGAAATCTACAAGCACTACTTCCGTAAAGCAGGAAGATGACACACTCAAGATAGGGAGACTCGATCTTTCACTAAGCTTGTCAGGTCGTTTACAGGATCCTGAATTCAAAAGTTCTGTTCCCAGACCTGATTCTCTAGCCCATGGACCATGCTCCCAgttgtcgtcgtcgtcatcatcattcTGCACAAATTCAGATGGAATAACAGCTTCCGTATCATTGACCAATTCTCAAGCATTTGTTCGCAACCCTAGTTTCTCACATACTCAACGGTCATTGGACAATTGTGAGCACTCAGTAGGCAGTAAACCTTTGTTTCAAGGAGTTGATCAGGTGAGCAATAGCACAGGATGGCAAGTAGAGTTGTCGTCAAACATATCTACCGAGAAAGGGAACCCCACCCCGCTACTTCAGAAAGTACTCCAAAATGGTCATTTGTCAGATAACACTTTGGTTGGTGTGAACATGCAGAACAATGGGCTATCGCCAGTCCTGTCGACAGCACATAATCATGGTTCGCTTGATGCTGGATTGGGACATAGTAGACATAGAAGGCAGCTCACAAGAGAGAGAAGTAGCAGCAGTCTTTCAAGGGGTGAGCTACAGCATGAGGAACAGCTTGTTCTGAATGGTGCTGGTGTTGTTGAGAGGGTTATTTCCAAGATTGTTTCAGACCCTCTGAATTATACAGGAAGGATGCTTCAAGAGATGACAGGCAATTCTAGAGCATATTTGAGGGAGGCCATTTCTGAGATCATAATTAATGCTGATAAAAGAGGACAAATAGTAGCGTTGCAGGAGGCACTTAAAAAACGATCAGACTTGAATAGTGAAATACTGCAAAGGTGTCCACGGGTGCTGTTGGAGATACTTGTTGCTATAAGGACGGGTCTTCCAGATTTTTTAAAGAAAAGCAGTAGCATTGCTACACCTGATTTGGTtgacatttttttgaatttgaaatgcCGCAATCTCTCATGCCAAAGCGTTCTACCAGTGGTTGATTGTGATTGTAAAATTTGTAAGCAGAAGACTGGCTTCTGTAGTTCTTGCATGTGCATTGTCTGCTTGAAGTTTGACACGGCATCTAATACATGTAGTTGGGTTGGCTGTGATGTCTGTCTTCATTGGTGCCATACGGATTGTGGCTTACGCCACTCCCTTATTCGAAAGGGGGGAGCTGGTTCTAGGGCACATGGTACTAATGAAATGCAGTTTCATTGCGGTGCTTGTGGACATCCATCAGAGATGTATGGTTTTGTGAAAGAAGTCTTCCGAACATGTGCTAAACAATGGAGGGTGGAGGCTCTGATCAGAGAGCTTCAATATGTGGAAAGGATCTTCTCTGCAAGTGATGATGCAAGGGGTAGGAGAGTCAGGGACTTTGTCAAGCAGATGCTGATTAAATTGGAAAACAGGGGTTATTATTCTGAAGTCATCAAATATGTCATCGCATTCTTTTCTG ATGACAATCCTAACATGGGCAGTGGTCCATTAGTGCCACTAAAGGGCATTCCATGCAGCATTGCTGAAGGAATAAATGGGATTCCTAGTTCGAGTCGAACGGCAACATGGTTACCATCAGTTACCTTAGAAGGAGTCCCGTTCCTACAAAAAGCAGGTGTTGTTTCTACTACTGGGAACCAATCGATGTCTAGAAAAATAGCTGAAACTGGATTTCAGGCGGTCAATAATAAGCCAGTTTCTGATGAACTGGATAGTCTAGTGAGGTTAAAGCAGGCTGAAGCAAATATGTACCAGGAACGTGCCAATGAAGCACGTAAAGAAGCTGAGAGTCTGAAAAATATCGTGATGGTAAAATATGCACGCATTGAAGAACATTATGCTACTCAAATGACTGAACTCCACATAAATGAGTTGCAAGAGAGGCGCAAGCAAAACATTGAAGAACTTCAAGTCATTGAAAGATCGTACCATCAATTTCTCAGCATGAAAACAAGGATGAAAGATAACATTAGGGAGTTATTGTTGAAAATGGAGGCAACAAAACAAAATCTAAGCACATAA